One genomic window of Micropterus dolomieu isolate WLL.071019.BEF.003 ecotype Adirondacks linkage group LG06, ASM2129224v1, whole genome shotgun sequence includes the following:
- the urod gene encoding uroporphyrinogen decarboxylase, protein MSKDGLILPKDFPQLQNDTFLRATRGEETEHVPVWCMRQAGRYLPEFCESRAGKDFFETCRSPEACCELTLQPLRRFPFDAAIIFSDILVIPQALGMDVQMMAGKGPTFPEPLKEPEDLQRLQAKVDVGKELGYVFKAITLTRHKIEGKVPLIGFTGAPWTLMSYMIEGGGSNTHSKAKRWLYRHPEASHMLLRMLTDVIVEYLLGQVAAGAQALQVFESHAGILGPAEFKEFSLPYLRDIARCVKDKLKEAGNDVPMIVFAKDAHYALEDLSQSHYEVVGLDWTIDPRSAREHTGGKVSLQGNMDPCALYAPKERISEIVKKMLEGFGTKGYIANLGHGLYPDMDPENVGAFVEAVHQHSKQMIKQM, encoded by the exons ATGAGCAAGGACGGTTTAATCCT GCCTAAGGACTTCCCCCAGCTCCAGAACGACACATTCCTACGAGCAACACGAGGAGAAGAAACTGAACACGTCCCTGTCTGGTGTATGAGACAGGCTGGAAGATACCTACCAG agttttgtgAGTCCAGAGCAGGGAAGGACTTCTTTGAGACATGTCGGTCACCGGAAGCCTGCTGTGAGCTCACTCTGCAG CCTCTGAGACGTTTTCCCTTCGACGCTGCCATCATCTTCTCTGACATCCTGGTTATCCCACAG GCCTTGGGTATGGATGTCCAGATGATGGCAGGTAAAGGCCCTACATTCCCAGAGCCCCTGAAGGAGCCAGAAGACCTGCAGCGTCTGCAGGCCAAAGTGGACGTGGGCAAAGAGCTAGGCTACGTCTTCAAAGCCATCACACTGACGAGACATAAGATAGAGGGCAAAGTGCCGCTCATAGGATTCACTGGAGCTCCG TGGACACTGATGTCCTACATGATAGAAGGCGGGGGCTCCAACACCCACTCTAAGGCGAAGCGTTGGCTGTACCGACACCCTGAGGCCAGCCATATGCTGCTGAGGATGCTGACAGATGTGATAGTGGAGTATCTGCTGGGACAGGTGGCAGCTGGCGCTCAG GCTCTGCAGGTGTTCGAGTCCCACGCCGGCATTCTGGGGCCAGCCGAGTTTAAAGAGTTCTCTCTGCCTTACCTTCGAGACATCGCTCGCTGTGTCAAAGACAAACTCAAGGAGGCAGGAAATGACGTTCCCATG ATTGTGTTTGCAAAGGATGCTCACTACGCACTAGAGGATCTGTCTCAGTCTCATTATGAGGTGGTTGGGCTGGACTGGACCATTGACCCACGATCAGcaag gGAGCATACAGGAGGGAAGGTCAGCCTGCAGGGAAACATGGACCCTTGTGCTCTCTATGCTCCAAAG gaGCGCATCTCAGAAATCGTGAAGAAGATGTTGGAGGGTTTCGGCACGAAGGGCTACATCGCCAACCTGGGCCACGGCCTTTACCCCGACATGGACCCCGAGAACGTGGGCGCCTTTGTCGAAGCTGTGCACCAGCACTCTAAACAGAtgatcaaacaaatgtaa